A single window of Spirochaetota bacterium DNA harbors:
- a CDS encoding AAA family ATPase, producing the protein MTNRIREQAMQKTSLASVESRLEKDGFYIFTAEESLTAGEETHGRTAEERSSSKYVISEQAEKKPGSETGIAPFTVSAQKENFDIPTTIDYLRWHMDRIAKNVIDREEIIQQSMFAILTREHMLLLSRTGMAKSYLANYIFNTFDQVRVFMTQASKEQTPDNYFGPYNIEEFKKGRIRHNIHGSIIEANLVFLDEFFDASDVVLRSLLTVLNERKFINGSEIIDTAIHTAIATANYMRMNEVTEAVLDRFSYKSIIPEDNNSYSQLLIDHTYAFSRGKAIEPDRKIPFNQVVFLSDIIRNKNKDIRVEIPDFIYFMKNVITNKFLSDMRKSEYNFFISPRKQAKLADFLRATAILDGRYEVNMDDVKNMYLALCTLNSFVSVKAKDKSEKDVYLDAYQQTLVHFNATGTTQQIEFLLNIRKIFQDIRENPEKRDRLKEARGLIEGLKGLLKKIFPSRFRAEDEITIETLKSNVSEINPAVEEVRELKEGILRDFKDLL; encoded by the coding sequence ATGACCAACCGAATCAGGGAACAGGCCATGCAGAAAACGAGCCTCGCCAGCGTCGAATCGAGGCTCGAGAAGGACGGATTTTATATCTTCACCGCGGAAGAGTCGCTCACGGCCGGAGAAGAGACGCACGGCAGGACCGCGGAGGAGAGGTCATCTTCCAAGTATGTCATCTCGGAACAGGCCGAGAAGAAACCCGGATCCGAGACCGGCATCGCACCCTTCACCGTGTCCGCCCAGAAGGAAAATTTCGACATCCCCACAACGATCGACTACCTGCGCTGGCACATGGACCGGATCGCAAAAAACGTCATCGACCGCGAGGAGATTATACAGCAGTCAATGTTCGCGATTCTCACACGCGAGCACATGCTATTGTTGAGCCGCACGGGCATGGCGAAGTCGTACCTGGCGAACTACATCTTCAACACCTTCGATCAGGTGCGAGTTTTCATGACGCAGGCGAGCAAGGAGCAGACCCCGGACAACTATTTTGGCCCCTACAACATCGAAGAGTTCAAGAAGGGTAGAATCCGACACAACATTCACGGATCGATCATCGAGGCCAACCTCGTGTTCCTCGACGAGTTCTTCGACGCGAGCGACGTGGTGCTCCGCTCACTCCTTACGGTGCTGAACGAGCGCAAGTTTATTAACGGCTCGGAGATCATCGACACGGCCATACACACCGCCATCGCCACCGCCAACTACATGCGCATGAACGAGGTCACCGAGGCGGTCCTGGACCGCTTCAGCTACAAATCGATCATCCCCGAGGACAACAACTCGTACTCGCAGCTCCTCATCGACCACACGTACGCGTTCAGCAGGGGCAAGGCCATCGAGCCCGACCGCAAGATTCCCTTTAACCAGGTGGTCTTCCTGTCCGACATCATACGGAACAAAAACAAAGACATCAGGGTCGAGATCCCCGACTTCATCTATTTCATGAAGAACGTGATCACCAACAAGTTCCTGAGCGATATGCGAAAGAGCGAGTACAATTTCTTCATAAGCCCGCGGAAGCAGGCCAAGCTGGCCGACTTCCTGAGGGCGACGGCGATTCTCGACGGACGCTACGAGGTCAACATGGACGACGTCAAGAACATGTACCTCGCACTGTGCACACTTAACAGCTTCGTCTCGGTGAAGGCCAAAGACAAGTCCGAGAAGGACGTCTACCTCGATGCCTATCAGCAGACACTGGTGCATTTCAACGCGACCGGCACAACGCAGCAGATCGAGTTTTTGTTGAACATCCGCAAGATATTCCAGGATATCCGCGAGAACCCCGAGAAGCGCGACCGTCTTAAAGAGGCCCGGGGCCTTATCGAGGGGCTGAAGGGCCTTCTTAAAAAGATATTCCCCTCCCGTTTCAGGGCCGAGGACGAAATAACCATTGAAACGCTGAAGAGCAATGTTTCCGAAATCAATCCGGCGGTCGAAGAGGTGCGCGAGCTCAAGGAAGGGATACTCAGGGACTTTAAAGACCTCTTGTGA